A section of the Pleuronectes platessa chromosome 7, fPlePla1.1, whole genome shotgun sequence genome encodes:
- the tpm1 gene encoding tropomyosin alpha-1 chain isoform X2, which yields MDAIKKKMQMLKLDKENALDRAEQAESDKKAAEDRSKQLEDDLQALQKKLKGTEDELDKYSEALKDAQEKLELAEKKAADAESDVASLNRRIQLVEEELDRAQERLATALTKLEEAEKAADESERGMKVIENRAMKDEEKMELQEIQLKEAKHIAEEADRKYEEVARKLVIIEGDLERTEERAELTESKCSELEEELKTVTNNLKSLEAQAEKYSQKEDKYEEEIKVLTDKLKEAETRAEFAERSVAKLEKTIDDLEEKLSHAKEENLDMHQMLDQTLMELNNL from the exons ATGGATGCCATCAAGAAGAAGATGCAGATGCTCAAGCTCGACAAGGAGAACGCCTtggacagagcagagcaggctgAGTCAGACAAGAAAGCAGCGGAGGACAGAAGCAAACAG CTTGAGGACGATTTGCAAGCGCTGCAGAAGAAGCTCAAGGGAACTGAGGATGAGTTGGACAAGTACTCTGAGGCGCTTAAAGACGCCCAGGAGAAACTTGAGCTGGCTGAGAAGAAAGCCGCCGAT GCTGAGAGCGATGTCGCTTCCCTTAACAGACGCATCCAGCTGGTTGAGGAGGAGTTGGATCGTGCACAGGAGCGTCTGGCAACTGCCCTGACCAAGCTGGAGGAGGCTGAGAAGGCTGCTGATGAGAGCGAGAG AGGCATGAAGGTCATTGAGAACAGGGCCATGAAGGacgaggagaagatggagctgcaggagatCCAGCTGAAAGAGGCCAAACACATCGCTGAGGAGGCTGACCGCAAATATGAGGAG GTGGCTCGTAAGCTCGTCATCATTGAGGGAGACCTGGAGCGCACAGAGGAGCGCGCTGAgctgacagagag CAAATGCTCTGAGCTTGAGGAAGAGTTGAAAACTGTGACCAACAACCTGAAGTCACTGGAGGCCCAGGCTGAGAAG TACTCACAGAAGGAGGACAAGTACGAGGAGGAGATCAAGGTCCTCACCGACAAGCTGAAGGAG gCTGAGACCCGTGCTGAGTTCGCTGAGAGATCCGTAGCCAAGCTTGAGAAGACCATCGACGACTTGGAAG AGAAACTCTCACACGCTAAAGAAGAGAACCTCGATATGCACCAGATGCTGGACCAGACTCTAATGGAACTGAATAATTTGTGA
- the tpm1 gene encoding tropomyosin alpha-1 chain isoform X10 yields the protein MDAIKKKMQMLKLDKENALDRAEQAESDKKAAEDRSKQLEDDIRELEKKLRASEDERDKVFEEFQTAEEKLLTAEEVATKLEDDLQALQKKLKGTEDELDKYSEALKDAQEKLELAEKKAADAESDVASLNRRIQLVEEELDRAQERLATALTKLEEAEKAADESERGMKVIENRAMKDEEKMELQEIQLKEAKHIAEEADRKYEEVARKLVIIEGDLERTEERAELTESKCSELEEELKTVTNNLKSLEAQAEKYSQKEDKYEEEIKVLTDKLKEAETRAEFAERSVAKLEKTIDDLEEKLSHAKEENLDMHQMLDQTLMELNNL from the exons ATGGATGCCATCAAGAAGAAGATGCAGATGCTCAAGCTCGACAAGGAGAACGCCTtggacagagcagagcaggctgAGTCAGACAAGAAAGCAGCGGAGGACAGAAGCAAACAG TTAGAGGACGATATAAGAGAGTTGGAAAAGAAGTTGCGCGCGTCTGAGGACGAGAGAGATAAAGTGTTTGAGGAGTTCCAAACTgctgaggagaagctgctgaccGCTGAGGAGGTCGCCACCAAG CTTGAGGACGATTTGCAAGCGCTGCAGAAGAAGCTCAAGGGAACTGAGGATGAGTTGGACAAGTACTCTGAGGCGCTTAAAGACGCCCAGGAGAAACTTGAGCTGGCTGAGAAGAAAGCCGCCGAT GCTGAGAGCGATGTCGCTTCCCTTAACAGACGCATCCAGCTGGTTGAGGAGGAGTTGGATCGTGCACAGGAGCGTCTGGCAACTGCCCTGACCAAGCTGGAGGAGGCTGAGAAGGCTGCTGATGAGAGCGAGAG AGGCATGAAGGTCATTGAGAACAGGGCCATGAAGGacgaggagaagatggagctgcaggagatCCAGCTGAAAGAGGCCAAACACATCGCTGAGGAGGCTGACCGCAAATATGAGGAG GTGGCTCGTAAGCTCGTCATCATTGAGGGAGACCTGGAGCGCACAGAGGAGCGCGCTGAgctgacagagag CAAATGCTCTGAGCTTGAGGAAGAGTTGAAAACTGTGACCAACAACCTGAAGTCACTGGAGGCCCAGGCTGAGAAG TACTCACAGAAGGAGGACAAGTACGAGGAGGAGATCAAGGTCCTCACCGACAAGCTGAAGGAG gCTGAGACCCGTGCTGAGTTCGCTGAGAGATCCGTAGCCAAGCTTGAGAAGACCATCGACGACTTGGAAG AGAAACTCTCACACGCTAAAGAAGAGAACCTCGATATGCACCAGATGCTGGACCAGACTCTAATGGAACTGAATAATTTGTGA
- the tpm1 gene encoding tropomyosin alpha-1 chain isoform X1 — MDAIKKKMQMLKLDKENALDRAEQAESDKKAAEDRSKQLEDDIRELEKKLRASEDERDKVFEEFQTAEEKLLTAEEVATKAESDVASLNRRIQLVEEELDRAQERLATALTKLEEAEKAADESERGMKVIENRAMKDEEKMELQEIQLKEAKHIAEEADRKYEEVARKLVIIEGDLERTEERAELTESKCSELEEELKTVTNNLKSLEAQAEKYSQKEDKYEEEIKVLTDKLKEAETRAEFAERSVAKLEKTIDDLEEKLSHAKEENLDMHQMLDQTLMELNNL, encoded by the exons ATGGATGCCATCAAGAAGAAGATGCAGATGCTCAAGCTCGACAAGGAGAACGCCTtggacagagcagagcaggctgAGTCAGACAAGAAAGCAGCGGAGGACAGAAGCAAACAG TTAGAGGACGATATAAGAGAGTTGGAAAAGAAGTTGCGCGCGTCTGAGGACGAGAGAGATAAAGTGTTTGAGGAGTTCCAAACTgctgaggagaagctgctgaccGCTGAGGAGGTCGCCACCAAG GCTGAGAGCGATGTCGCTTCCCTTAACAGACGCATCCAGCTGGTTGAGGAGGAGTTGGATCGTGCACAGGAGCGTCTGGCAACTGCCCTGACCAAGCTGGAGGAGGCTGAGAAGGCTGCTGATGAGAGCGAGAG AGGCATGAAGGTCATTGAGAACAGGGCCATGAAGGacgaggagaagatggagctgcaggagatCCAGCTGAAAGAGGCCAAACACATCGCTGAGGAGGCTGACCGCAAATATGAGGAG GTGGCTCGTAAGCTCGTCATCATTGAGGGAGACCTGGAGCGCACAGAGGAGCGCGCTGAgctgacagagag CAAATGCTCTGAGCTTGAGGAAGAGTTGAAAACTGTGACCAACAACCTGAAGTCACTGGAGGCCCAGGCTGAGAAG TACTCACAGAAGGAGGACAAGTACGAGGAGGAGATCAAGGTCCTCACCGACAAGCTGAAGGAG gCTGAGACCCGTGCTGAGTTCGCTGAGAGATCCGTAGCCAAGCTTGAGAAGACCATCGACGACTTGGAAG AGAAACTCTCACACGCTAAAGAAGAGAACCTCGATATGCACCAGATGCTGGACCAGACTCTAATGGAACTGAATAATTTGTGA
- the tpm1 gene encoding tropomyosin alpha-1 chain isoform X9, protein MAGAASLDAVKRRIKSLQTQADNAEERVERLQRELLTEKKTREQAESDVASLNRRIQLVEEELDRAQERLATALTKLEEAEKAADESERGMKVIENRAMKDEEKMELQEIQLKEAKHIAEEADRKYEEVARKLVIIEGDLERTEERAELTERRARRVEDELRVLEQSMKSLNSSVTQYSQKEDKYEEEIKVLTDKLKEAETRAEFAERSVAKLEKTIDDLEEKLSHAKEENLDMHQMLDQTLMELNNL, encoded by the exons ATGGCCGGGGCTGCATCGTTGGATGCGGTGAAACGAAGGATCAAATCGTTGCAAACGCAGGCGGACAATGCTGAGGAGAGAGTCGAGAGATTACAGAGGGAATTGCTAACGGAGAAGAAGACCAGGGAACAA GCTGAGAGCGATGTCGCTTCCCTTAACAGACGCATCCAGCTGGTTGAGGAGGAGTTGGATCGTGCACAGGAGCGTCTGGCAACTGCCCTGACCAAGCTGGAGGAGGCTGAGAAGGCTGCTGATGAGAGCGAGAG AGGCATGAAGGTCATTGAGAACAGGGCCATGAAGGacgaggagaagatggagctgcaggagatCCAGCTGAAAGAGGCCAAACACATCGCTGAGGAGGCTGACCGCAAATATGAGGAG GTGGCTCGTAAGCTCGTCATCATTGAGGGAGACCTGGAGCGCACAGAGGAGCGCGCTGAgctgacagagag ACGAGCTCGGCGAGTGGAGGATGAGCTAAGGGTTTTGGAGCAGAGCATGAAATCACTAAACTCCTCAGTCACACAG TACTCACAGAAGGAGGACAAGTACGAGGAGGAGATCAAGGTCCTCACCGACAAGCTGAAGGAG gCTGAGACCCGTGCTGAGTTCGCTGAGAGATCCGTAGCCAAGCTTGAGAAGACCATCGACGACTTGGAAG AGAAACTCTCACACGCTAAAGAAGAGAACCTCGATATGCACCAGATGCTGGACCAGACTCTAATGGAACTGAATAATTTGTGA
- the tpm1 gene encoding tropomyosin alpha-1 chain isoform X4 produces MDAIKKKMQMLKLDKENALDRAEQAESDKKAAEDRSKQLEDDLQALQKKLKGTEDELDKYSEALKDAQEKLELAEKKAADAESDVASLNRRIQLVEEELDRAQERLATALTKLEEAEKAADESERGMKVIENRAMKDEEKMELQEIQLKEAKHIAEEADRKYEEVARKLVIIEGDLERTEERAELTERRARRVEDELRVLEQSMKSLNSSVTQYSQKEDKYEEEIKVLTDKLKEAETRAEFAERSVAKLEKTIDDLEEKLSHAKEENLDMHQMLDQTLMELNNL; encoded by the exons ATGGATGCCATCAAGAAGAAGATGCAGATGCTCAAGCTCGACAAGGAGAACGCCTtggacagagcagagcaggctgAGTCAGACAAGAAAGCAGCGGAGGACAGAAGCAAACAG CTTGAGGACGATTTGCAAGCGCTGCAGAAGAAGCTCAAGGGAACTGAGGATGAGTTGGACAAGTACTCTGAGGCGCTTAAAGACGCCCAGGAGAAACTTGAGCTGGCTGAGAAGAAAGCCGCCGAT GCTGAGAGCGATGTCGCTTCCCTTAACAGACGCATCCAGCTGGTTGAGGAGGAGTTGGATCGTGCACAGGAGCGTCTGGCAACTGCCCTGACCAAGCTGGAGGAGGCTGAGAAGGCTGCTGATGAGAGCGAGAG AGGCATGAAGGTCATTGAGAACAGGGCCATGAAGGacgaggagaagatggagctgcaggagatCCAGCTGAAAGAGGCCAAACACATCGCTGAGGAGGCTGACCGCAAATATGAGGAG GTGGCTCGTAAGCTCGTCATCATTGAGGGAGACCTGGAGCGCACAGAGGAGCGCGCTGAgctgacagagag ACGAGCTCGGCGAGTGGAGGATGAGCTAAGGGTTTTGGAGCAGAGCATGAAATCACTAAACTCCTCAGTCACACAG TACTCACAGAAGGAGGACAAGTACGAGGAGGAGATCAAGGTCCTCACCGACAAGCTGAAGGAG gCTGAGACCCGTGCTGAGTTCGCTGAGAGATCCGTAGCCAAGCTTGAGAAGACCATCGACGACTTGGAAG AGAAACTCTCACACGCTAAAGAAGAGAACCTCGATATGCACCAGATGCTGGACCAGACTCTAATGGAACTGAATAATTTGTGA
- the tpm1 gene encoding tropomyosin alpha-1 chain isoform X7 encodes MAGAASLDAVKRRIKSLQTQADNAEERVERLQRELLTEKKTREQAESDVASLNRRIQLVEEELDRAQERLATALTKLEEAEKAADESERGMKVIENRAMKDEEKMELQEIQLKEAKHIAEEADRKYEEVARKLVIIEGDLERTEERAELTESKCSELEEELKTVTNNLKSLEAQAEKYSQKEDKYEEEIKVLTDKLKEAETRAEFAERSVAKLEKTIDDLEEKLSHAKEENLDMHQMLDQTLMELNNL; translated from the exons ATGGCCGGGGCTGCATCGTTGGATGCGGTGAAACGAAGGATCAAATCGTTGCAAACGCAGGCGGACAATGCTGAGGAGAGAGTCGAGAGATTACAGAGGGAATTGCTAACGGAGAAGAAGACCAGGGAACAA GCTGAGAGCGATGTCGCTTCCCTTAACAGACGCATCCAGCTGGTTGAGGAGGAGTTGGATCGTGCACAGGAGCGTCTGGCAACTGCCCTGACCAAGCTGGAGGAGGCTGAGAAGGCTGCTGATGAGAGCGAGAG AGGCATGAAGGTCATTGAGAACAGGGCCATGAAGGacgaggagaagatggagctgcaggagatCCAGCTGAAAGAGGCCAAACACATCGCTGAGGAGGCTGACCGCAAATATGAGGAG GTGGCTCGTAAGCTCGTCATCATTGAGGGAGACCTGGAGCGCACAGAGGAGCGCGCTGAgctgacagagag CAAATGCTCTGAGCTTGAGGAAGAGTTGAAAACTGTGACCAACAACCTGAAGTCACTGGAGGCCCAGGCTGAGAAG TACTCACAGAAGGAGGACAAGTACGAGGAGGAGATCAAGGTCCTCACCGACAAGCTGAAGGAG gCTGAGACCCGTGCTGAGTTCGCTGAGAGATCCGTAGCCAAGCTTGAGAAGACCATCGACGACTTGGAAG AGAAACTCTCACACGCTAAAGAAGAGAACCTCGATATGCACCAGATGCTGGACCAGACTCTAATGGAACTGAATAATTTGTGA
- the tpm1 gene encoding tropomyosin alpha-1 chain isoform X12, whose amino-acid sequence MDAIKKKMQMLKLDKENALDRAEQAESDKKAAEDRSKQLEDDLQALQKKLKGTEDELDKYSEALKDAQEKLELAEKKAADAESDVASLNRRIQLVEEELDRAQERLATALTKLEEAEKAADESERGMKVIENRAMKDEEKMELQEIQLKEAKHIAEEADRKYEEVARKLVIIEGDLERTEERAELTESKCSELEEELKTVTNNLKSLEAQAEKYSQKEDKYEEEIKVLTDKLKEAETRAEFAERSVAKLEKTIDDLEDLLFPQLEKNRLLTNELRVALNED is encoded by the exons ATGGATGCCATCAAGAAGAAGATGCAGATGCTCAAGCTCGACAAGGAGAACGCCTtggacagagcagagcaggctgAGTCAGACAAGAAAGCAGCGGAGGACAGAAGCAAACAG CTTGAGGACGATTTGCAAGCGCTGCAGAAGAAGCTCAAGGGAACTGAGGATGAGTTGGACAAGTACTCTGAGGCGCTTAAAGACGCCCAGGAGAAACTTGAGCTGGCTGAGAAGAAAGCCGCCGAT GCTGAGAGCGATGTCGCTTCCCTTAACAGACGCATCCAGCTGGTTGAGGAGGAGTTGGATCGTGCACAGGAGCGTCTGGCAACTGCCCTGACCAAGCTGGAGGAGGCTGAGAAGGCTGCTGATGAGAGCGAGAG AGGCATGAAGGTCATTGAGAACAGGGCCATGAAGGacgaggagaagatggagctgcaggagatCCAGCTGAAAGAGGCCAAACACATCGCTGAGGAGGCTGACCGCAAATATGAGGAG GTGGCTCGTAAGCTCGTCATCATTGAGGGAGACCTGGAGCGCACAGAGGAGCGCGCTGAgctgacagagag CAAATGCTCTGAGCTTGAGGAAGAGTTGAAAACTGTGACCAACAACCTGAAGTCACTGGAGGCCCAGGCTGAGAAG TACTCACAGAAGGAGGACAAGTACGAGGAGGAGATCAAGGTCCTCACCGACAAGCTGAAGGAG gCTGAGACCCGTGCTGAGTTCGCTGAGAGATCCGTAGCCAAGCTTGAGAAGACCATCGACGACTTGGAAG ATCTCCTCTTCCCGCAACTCGAGAAAAACCGCCTACTCACTAATGAACTACGTGTGGCCTTGAATGAGGACTAA
- the tpm1 gene encoding tropomyosin alpha-1 chain isoform X14: MAGAASLDAVKRRIKSLQTQADNAEERVERLQRELLTEKKTREQAESDVASLNRRIQLVEEELDRAQERLATALTKLEEAEKAADESERGMKVIENRAMKDEEKMELQEIQLKEAKHIAEEADRKYEEVARKLVIIEGDLERTEERAELTESKCSELEEELKTVTNNLKSLEAQAEKYSQKEDKYEEEIKVLTDKLKEAETRAEFAERSVAKLEKTIDDLEDLLFPQLEKNRLLTNELRVALNED, translated from the exons ATGGCCGGGGCTGCATCGTTGGATGCGGTGAAACGAAGGATCAAATCGTTGCAAACGCAGGCGGACAATGCTGAGGAGAGAGTCGAGAGATTACAGAGGGAATTGCTAACGGAGAAGAAGACCAGGGAACAA GCTGAGAGCGATGTCGCTTCCCTTAACAGACGCATCCAGCTGGTTGAGGAGGAGTTGGATCGTGCACAGGAGCGTCTGGCAACTGCCCTGACCAAGCTGGAGGAGGCTGAGAAGGCTGCTGATGAGAGCGAGAG AGGCATGAAGGTCATTGAGAACAGGGCCATGAAGGacgaggagaagatggagctgcaggagatCCAGCTGAAAGAGGCCAAACACATCGCTGAGGAGGCTGACCGCAAATATGAGGAG GTGGCTCGTAAGCTCGTCATCATTGAGGGAGACCTGGAGCGCACAGAGGAGCGCGCTGAgctgacagagag CAAATGCTCTGAGCTTGAGGAAGAGTTGAAAACTGTGACCAACAACCTGAAGTCACTGGAGGCCCAGGCTGAGAAG TACTCACAGAAGGAGGACAAGTACGAGGAGGAGATCAAGGTCCTCACCGACAAGCTGAAGGAG gCTGAGACCCGTGCTGAGTTCGCTGAGAGATCCGTAGCCAAGCTTGAGAAGACCATCGACGACTTGGAAG ATCTCCTCTTCCCGCAACTCGAGAAAAACCGCCTACTCACTAATGAACTACGTGTGGCCTTGAATGAGGACTAA
- the tpm1 gene encoding tropomyosin alpha-1 chain isoform X13: MDAIKKKMQMLKLDKENALDRAEQAESDKKAAEDRSKQLEDDIRELEKKLRASEDERDKVFEEFQTAEEKLLTAEEVATKAESDVASLNRRIQLVEEELDRAQERLATALTKLEEAEKAADESERGMKVIENRAMKDEEKMELQEIQLKEAKHIAEEADRKYEEVARKLVIIEGDLERTEERAELTESKCSELEEELKTVTNNLKSLEAQAEKYSQKEDKYEEEIKVLTDKLKEAETRAEFAERSVAKLEKTIDDLEDLLFPQLEKNRLLTNELRVALNED; this comes from the exons ATGGATGCCATCAAGAAGAAGATGCAGATGCTCAAGCTCGACAAGGAGAACGCCTtggacagagcagagcaggctgAGTCAGACAAGAAAGCAGCGGAGGACAGAAGCAAACAG TTAGAGGACGATATAAGAGAGTTGGAAAAGAAGTTGCGCGCGTCTGAGGACGAGAGAGATAAAGTGTTTGAGGAGTTCCAAACTgctgaggagaagctgctgaccGCTGAGGAGGTCGCCACCAAG GCTGAGAGCGATGTCGCTTCCCTTAACAGACGCATCCAGCTGGTTGAGGAGGAGTTGGATCGTGCACAGGAGCGTCTGGCAACTGCCCTGACCAAGCTGGAGGAGGCTGAGAAGGCTGCTGATGAGAGCGAGAG AGGCATGAAGGTCATTGAGAACAGGGCCATGAAGGacgaggagaagatggagctgcaggagatCCAGCTGAAAGAGGCCAAACACATCGCTGAGGAGGCTGACCGCAAATATGAGGAG GTGGCTCGTAAGCTCGTCATCATTGAGGGAGACCTGGAGCGCACAGAGGAGCGCGCTGAgctgacagagag CAAATGCTCTGAGCTTGAGGAAGAGTTGAAAACTGTGACCAACAACCTGAAGTCACTGGAGGCCCAGGCTGAGAAG TACTCACAGAAGGAGGACAAGTACGAGGAGGAGATCAAGGTCCTCACCGACAAGCTGAAGGAG gCTGAGACCCGTGCTGAGTTCGCTGAGAGATCCGTAGCCAAGCTTGAGAAGACCATCGACGACTTGGAAG ATCTCCTCTTCCCGCAACTCGAGAAAAACCGCCTACTCACTAATGAACTACGTGTGGCCTTGAATGAGGACTAA
- the tpm1 gene encoding tropomyosin alpha-1 chain isoform X5, with product MDAIKKKMQMLKLDKENALDRAEQAESDKKAAEDRSKQLEDDIRELEKKLRASEDERDKVFEEFQTAEEKLLTAEEVATKAESDVASLNRRIQLVEEELDRAQERLATALTKLEEAEKAADESERGMKVIENRAMKDEEKMELQEIQLKEAKHIAEEADRKYEEVARKLVIIEGDLERTEERAELTESKCSELEEELKTVTNNLKSLEAQAEKYSQKEDKYEEEIKVLTDKLKEAETRAEFAERSVAKLEKTIDDLEDELYAQKLKYKAISEELDHALNDMTSI from the exons ATGGATGCCATCAAGAAGAAGATGCAGATGCTCAAGCTCGACAAGGAGAACGCCTtggacagagcagagcaggctgAGTCAGACAAGAAAGCAGCGGAGGACAGAAGCAAACAG TTAGAGGACGATATAAGAGAGTTGGAAAAGAAGTTGCGCGCGTCTGAGGACGAGAGAGATAAAGTGTTTGAGGAGTTCCAAACTgctgaggagaagctgctgaccGCTGAGGAGGTCGCCACCAAG GCTGAGAGCGATGTCGCTTCCCTTAACAGACGCATCCAGCTGGTTGAGGAGGAGTTGGATCGTGCACAGGAGCGTCTGGCAACTGCCCTGACCAAGCTGGAGGAGGCTGAGAAGGCTGCTGATGAGAGCGAGAG AGGCATGAAGGTCATTGAGAACAGGGCCATGAAGGacgaggagaagatggagctgcaggagatCCAGCTGAAAGAGGCCAAACACATCGCTGAGGAGGCTGACCGCAAATATGAGGAG GTGGCTCGTAAGCTCGTCATCATTGAGGGAGACCTGGAGCGCACAGAGGAGCGCGCTGAgctgacagagag CAAATGCTCTGAGCTTGAGGAAGAGTTGAAAACTGTGACCAACAACCTGAAGTCACTGGAGGCCCAGGCTGAGAAG TACTCACAGAAGGAGGACAAGTACGAGGAGGAGATCAAGGTCCTCACCGACAAGCTGAAGGAG gCTGAGACCCGTGCTGAGTTCGCTGAGAGATCCGTAGCCAAGCTTGAGAAGACCATCGACGACTTGGAAG ATGAGTTGTATGCCCAGAAACTGAAGTACAAGGCCATCAGCGAGGAGCTGGACCACGCCCTCAACGACATGACTTCCAT ATAA
- the tpm1 gene encoding tropomyosin alpha-1 chain isoform X3, whose product MDAIKKKMQMLKLDKENALDRAEQAESDKKAAEDRSKQLEDDLQALQKKLKGTEDELDKYSEALKDAQEKLELAEKKAADAESDVASLNRRIQLVEEELDRAQERLATALTKLEEAEKAADESERGMKVIENRAMKDEEKMELQEIQLKEAKHIAEEADRKYEEVARKLVIIEGDLERTEERAELTESKCSELEEELKTVTNNLKSLEAQAEKYSQKEDKYEEEIKVLTDKLKEAETRAEFAERSVAKLEKTIDDLEDELYAQKLKYKAISEELDHALNDMTSM is encoded by the exons ATGGATGCCATCAAGAAGAAGATGCAGATGCTCAAGCTCGACAAGGAGAACGCCTtggacagagcagagcaggctgAGTCAGACAAGAAAGCAGCGGAGGACAGAAGCAAACAG CTTGAGGACGATTTGCAAGCGCTGCAGAAGAAGCTCAAGGGAACTGAGGATGAGTTGGACAAGTACTCTGAGGCGCTTAAAGACGCCCAGGAGAAACTTGAGCTGGCTGAGAAGAAAGCCGCCGAT GCTGAGAGCGATGTCGCTTCCCTTAACAGACGCATCCAGCTGGTTGAGGAGGAGTTGGATCGTGCACAGGAGCGTCTGGCAACTGCCCTGACCAAGCTGGAGGAGGCTGAGAAGGCTGCTGATGAGAGCGAGAG AGGCATGAAGGTCATTGAGAACAGGGCCATGAAGGacgaggagaagatggagctgcaggagatCCAGCTGAAAGAGGCCAAACACATCGCTGAGGAGGCTGACCGCAAATATGAGGAG GTGGCTCGTAAGCTCGTCATCATTGAGGGAGACCTGGAGCGCACAGAGGAGCGCGCTGAgctgacagagag CAAATGCTCTGAGCTTGAGGAAGAGTTGAAAACTGTGACCAACAACCTGAAGTCACTGGAGGCCCAGGCTGAGAAG TACTCACAGAAGGAGGACAAGTACGAGGAGGAGATCAAGGTCCTCACCGACAAGCTGAAGGAG gCTGAGACCCGTGCTGAGTTCGCTGAGAGATCCGTAGCCAAGCTTGAGAAGACCATCGACGACTTGGAAG ATGAGTTGTATGCCCAGAAACTGAAGTACAAGGCCATCAGCGAGGAGCTGGACCACGCCCTCAACGACATGACTTCCATGTAA
- the tpm1 gene encoding tropomyosin alpha-1 chain isoform X11 — MDAIKKKMQMLKLDKENALDRAEQAESDKKAAEDRSKQLEDDIRELEKKLRASEDERDKVFEEFQTAEEKLLTAEEVATKLEDDLQALQKKLKGTEDELDKYSEALKDAQEKLELAEKKAADAESDVASLNRRIQLVEEELDRAQERLATALTKLEEAEKAADESERGMKVIENRAMKDEEKMELQEIQLKEAKHIAEEADRKYEEVARKLVIIEGDLERTEERAELTESKCSELEEELKTVTNNLKSLEAQAEKYSQKEDKYEEEIKVLTDKLKEAETRAEFAERSVAKLEKTIDDLEDELYAQKLKYKAISEELDHALNDMTSM, encoded by the exons ATGGATGCCATCAAGAAGAAGATGCAGATGCTCAAGCTCGACAAGGAGAACGCCTtggacagagcagagcaggctgAGTCAGACAAGAAAGCAGCGGAGGACAGAAGCAAACAG TTAGAGGACGATATAAGAGAGTTGGAAAAGAAGTTGCGCGCGTCTGAGGACGAGAGAGATAAAGTGTTTGAGGAGTTCCAAACTgctgaggagaagctgctgaccGCTGAGGAGGTCGCCACCAAG CTTGAGGACGATTTGCAAGCGCTGCAGAAGAAGCTCAAGGGAACTGAGGATGAGTTGGACAAGTACTCTGAGGCGCTTAAAGACGCCCAGGAGAAACTTGAGCTGGCTGAGAAGAAAGCCGCCGAT GCTGAGAGCGATGTCGCTTCCCTTAACAGACGCATCCAGCTGGTTGAGGAGGAGTTGGATCGTGCACAGGAGCGTCTGGCAACTGCCCTGACCAAGCTGGAGGAGGCTGAGAAGGCTGCTGATGAGAGCGAGAG AGGCATGAAGGTCATTGAGAACAGGGCCATGAAGGacgaggagaagatggagctgcaggagatCCAGCTGAAAGAGGCCAAACACATCGCTGAGGAGGCTGACCGCAAATATGAGGAG GTGGCTCGTAAGCTCGTCATCATTGAGGGAGACCTGGAGCGCACAGAGGAGCGCGCTGAgctgacagagag CAAATGCTCTGAGCTTGAGGAAGAGTTGAAAACTGTGACCAACAACCTGAAGTCACTGGAGGCCCAGGCTGAGAAG TACTCACAGAAGGAGGACAAGTACGAGGAGGAGATCAAGGTCCTCACCGACAAGCTGAAGGAG gCTGAGACCCGTGCTGAGTTCGCTGAGAGATCCGTAGCCAAGCTTGAGAAGACCATCGACGACTTGGAAG ATGAGTTGTATGCCCAGAAACTGAAGTACAAGGCCATCAGCGAGGAGCTGGACCACGCCCTCAACGACATGACTTCCATGTAA